Proteins found in one Actinomycetota bacterium genomic segment:
- the ctaD gene encoding cytochrome c oxidase subunit I has product MSVPGERRSWLVRRPRSTTGFWSWVTTVDHKRIGILYGITAFAFFMIGGSEALLMRVQLAQPDQEVVSAALYNELFTMHGVTMVFLVVMPLSAAFFNYLIPLMIGARDVAFPRLNAYSYWAFLFGGLFIYSSFFLGGAPNGGWFGYAPNSVLDPTRGMTFYSLGLIITGVASTVSAINLAVTVINMRAPGMTLFRMPVFVWMGLVVQLLLAFSLPIITVGLTELFFDRRFHTHFFDPAAGGDPLLWQHLFWLFGHPEVYILILPAMGIVSEILPVFARKPLFGYQFVVFSGIAIGFIGFGVWAHHMFATGLGPVANTAFSISTMIIAVPTGVKIFNWLGTLWRGDIRFATPMLFALGFIAMFVIGGLSGVTHAVVPSDYQQTDTYYIVAHFHYVLFGGAIFGLFGGIYYWWPKVFGRFLNERIGRINFWIMLIGFNLTFGPMHILGLQGMPRRIHSYPASLGLGFWNLVATTGSFLIALSVLVFLINAVSSFRRPVEMAADPWDARTLEWLTTSPPPEHNFDDVPVVHSLDELWHRKYAETRGGRVVPVPAGGAGDEHEAADDSASHGAGHAVHMPSPSYWPVVAALGLPIIAYGLIFNMWLVGLGVVVVLVGFYGWILEPSAE; this is encoded by the coding sequence GTGAGCGTCCCGGGCGAGCGGCGAAGCTGGCTCGTCCGCCGGCCGAGATCGACGACGGGCTTCTGGAGCTGGGTCACGACCGTGGACCACAAGCGGATCGGGATCCTGTACGGGATCACGGCGTTCGCGTTTTTCATGATCGGCGGCAGTGAGGCGCTGCTGATGCGGGTCCAGCTGGCGCAGCCCGATCAAGAGGTCGTCAGCGCAGCGCTGTACAACGAACTGTTCACCATGCACGGCGTGACGATGGTGTTCCTCGTTGTCATGCCGCTCTCGGCCGCGTTCTTCAACTACCTGATCCCACTGATGATCGGGGCGCGCGACGTCGCATTCCCCAGGCTGAACGCGTACAGCTATTGGGCGTTCCTGTTCGGTGGGCTGTTCATCTACTCGAGCTTCTTCCTGGGCGGCGCGCCGAACGGCGGCTGGTTTGGCTATGCGCCCAACTCCGTACTTGACCCGACGCGTGGAATGACCTTCTACTCGCTCGGCCTGATCATCACCGGGGTCGCGTCGACGGTCTCGGCCATCAACCTCGCCGTCACGGTCATCAACATGCGGGCGCCCGGGATGACGCTGTTCCGGATGCCGGTGTTCGTGTGGATGGGCCTGGTGGTTCAGCTGCTGCTGGCGTTCTCCCTGCCGATCATCACGGTCGGCCTCACCGAGTTGTTCTTCGATCGCCGGTTCCACACGCACTTCTTCGACCCGGCGGCTGGCGGTGATCCGCTGTTGTGGCAGCACCTGTTCTGGCTGTTCGGCCACCCGGAGGTCTACATCCTGATCCTGCCGGCGATGGGGATCGTCTCGGAGATCCTGCCGGTGTTCGCTCGGAAGCCGCTGTTCGGCTACCAGTTCGTCGTGTTCAGCGGCATCGCGATCGGGTTCATCGGGTTCGGCGTGTGGGCGCACCACATGTTCGCCACCGGGCTCGGACCGGTCGCGAACACCGCATTCAGCATCTCCACCATGATCATCGCCGTTCCGACCGGGGTGAAGATCTTCAACTGGCTGGGAACGCTGTGGCGCGGGGACATCCGGTTCGCGACGCCGATGCTGTTCGCGCTCGGGTTCATCGCGATGTTCGTGATCGGCGGACTGTCCGGCGTTACGCACGCCGTCGTGCCGTCGGACTATCAGCAGACGGACACGTACTACATCGTCGCCCACTTCCACTACGTGCTGTTCGGCGGAGCCATCTTCGGCCTGTTCGGCGGGATCTACTACTGGTGGCCCAAGGTGTTCGGCAGGTTCCTCAACGAGCGGATCGGGCGGATCAACTTCTGGATCATGTTGATCGGGTTCAACCTGACCTTTGGGCCGATGCACATCCTCGGCCTGCAGGGGATGCCGCGGCGGATCCACAGCTACCCGGCGTCGCTCGGCTTGGGGTTCTGGAACCTCGTCGCCACTACGGGCTCGTTCCTGATCGCGCTGAGCGTGCTGGTCTTCCTGATCAACGCGGTCTCCAGCTTCCGCAGACCGGTGGAGATGGCGGCCGACCCGTGGGACGCGCGAACGCTGGAATGGCTCACGACGTCACCGCCGCCCGAGCACAACTTCGACGATGTCCCCGTGGTCCACTCGCTCGACGAGCTGTGGCATCGGAAGTACGCGGAGACGCGCGGCGGGCGAGTCGTGCCGGTACCCGCCGGCGGGGCGGGCGACGAGCATGAGGCGGCGGATGACTCGGCCAGTCACGGCGCGGGCCACGCGGTCCACATGCCTTCGCCGTCGTACTGGCCGGTCGTCGCCGCGCTTGGCCTGCCGATCATCGCGTACGGCCTGATCTTCAACATGTGGCTCGTCGGGCTCGGGGTGGTCGTCGTCCTCGTCGGTTTCTACGGCTGGATCCTCGAGCCCTCGGCGGAGTGA
- a CDS encoding cytochrome c biogenesis CcdA family protein, producing the protein MLADFVRDGLGAWWAPALAFAAGVVSFASPCVFPLVPGYLSFVAGGEAREERRPLVPILLFIAGFGAVFTLLGAFSGAASRFLISPTGERVAGVVIVAFGVLLLLYALRLGSLGLFAERRPLLSRVRPGPIWAFPLGVAFGTGWTPCIGPVLGGVLSIAAAQGGSGRGAALLLVYSAGLGLPFLLVGMGIRKLMGALDFVKRNYHWIAGVSGVVMVAIGVLIVTNLWNEVLAPVRRAIEQFSPPI; encoded by the coding sequence GTGCTCGCCGACTTCGTCCGGGACGGTCTCGGCGCTTGGTGGGCGCCCGCCCTCGCGTTCGCTGCGGGTGTCGTCTCATTCGCCTCGCCGTGCGTGTTCCCGCTCGTCCCCGGCTATCTCTCGTTCGTCGCAGGGGGAGAGGCGCGGGAGGAGCGACGACCCCTGGTGCCGATCCTCCTGTTCATCGCCGGGTTCGGCGCGGTCTTCACGCTGCTCGGCGCGTTCAGCGGCGCGGCCAGCCGCTTCCTGATCTCTCCGACCGGCGAGCGGGTCGCCGGCGTCGTCATCGTTGCGTTCGGCGTGCTGTTGCTCCTGTACGCGCTCCGTCTGGGGTCGCTGGGACTGTTCGCGGAGCGCCGTCCGCTGCTCTCTCGGGTCCGGCCCGGTCCGATCTGGGCGTTCCCGCTCGGTGTCGCGTTCGGCACCGGATGGACGCCGTGTATCGGCCCGGTCCTCGGCGGGGTGCTCTCGATCGCCGCCGCGCAGGGGGGTTCCGGTCGGGGGGCTGCGCTCCTGCTCGTCTACTCGGCGGGGCTCGGGCTCCCCTTCTTGCTCGTCGGTATGGGGATCCGGAAACTGATGGGCGCGCTCGACTTCGTGAAACGGAACTATCACTGGATCGCGGGCGTATCCGGCGTCGTCATGGTCGCCATCGGAGTCCTGATCGTGACGAACCTGTGGAACGAGGTGCTCGCGCCGGTGCGGCGAGCGATCGAACAGTTCTCGCCGCCCATCTGA
- a CDS encoding TlpA disulfide reductase family protein, giving the protein MRNGGGPSASRRALAFAALLAVVTGCSGGSAPTIPAVEDISEPMPALAGPVLTGGTLSPNDYAGRVTVVNFWATTCAPCVREMPLLSSLHDEPDGAFVVGVNYREGAAIAREFARELDVAYPSVRDADGSLAHRFDVPFLPTTFVVDGDGQMRFKVMGEIDAETLERLVDDVRTT; this is encoded by the coding sequence ATGCGAAACGGCGGCGGCCCGTCCGCGTCACGCCGCGCACTCGCGTTCGCCGCGCTCCTCGCCGTCGTCACCGGGTGCTCCGGAGGTTCGGCCCCGACGATTCCGGCGGTCGAGGACATCTCGGAACCGATGCCCGCGTTGGCCGGACCCGTGCTGACCGGCGGCACCCTCTCCCCAAACGACTACGCGGGTCGGGTAACGGTCGTCAATTTCTGGGCGACGACGTGCGCCCCCTGCGTGCGAGAGATGCCGCTCCTCTCGTCACTCCACGATGAGCCGGATGGTGCGTTCGTCGTCGGCGTGAATTACCGGGAGGGAGCGGCGATCGCTCGCGAGTTCGCGAGGGAGCTGGACGTGGCGTACCCGAGCGTCCGCGACGCAGACGGCAGCCTCGCGCATCGCTTCGACGTCCCCTTTCTGCCGACGACGTTCGTGGTCGACGGCGACGGGCAGATGCGGTTCAAGGTGATGGGCGAGATCGACGCCGAGACGCTCGAGCGCCTCGTGGACGACGTTCGAACCACGTGA
- a CDS encoding heme-copper oxidase subunit III, with protein MAQLGRSMDVHVVESEHERTSTGLPHLKLAMWLFLASDCLLFGALISTYVLYRGASRVGPYPAEVFDIPYTSVSSFVLLASSLTMVLALAAIQRGDQGQLRVWLLATALLGTTFVGGQVFEFTTFAHEGLTLTTNLFSTTFYVLTGFHGTHVAVGILMLLTVLALSFAGRLPPERAMTVELVGLYWHFVDIVWIVIFTVVYLIPTGAPGGAQ; from the coding sequence ATGGCGCAGCTGGGTCGATCGATGGACGTGCACGTTGTGGAGAGCGAGCACGAGCGCACCAGCACGGGGCTGCCGCACCTCAAGCTGGCGATGTGGCTGTTCCTGGCGTCGGACTGCCTGCTGTTCGGCGCGCTGATCTCGACGTACGTGCTGTACCGCGGGGCGAGCCGCGTGGGGCCGTACCCCGCCGAGGTGTTCGACATCCCGTACACGTCGGTGTCGTCGTTCGTGCTGCTCGCCAGCTCTCTGACCATGGTGCTCGCGCTGGCGGCGATCCAGCGGGGGGATCAGGGACAACTCCGCGTGTGGTTGCTCGCGACGGCGTTGCTGGGGACGACGTTCGTCGGCGGACAGGTGTTCGAGTTCACCACATTCGCCCACGAGGGCCTCACGCTGACCACCAACCTGTTCAGCACGACGTTCTACGTGCTGACCGGGTTCCACGGGACGCACGTCGCCGTCGGCATCCTCATGTTGCTGACGGTGCTCGCGTTGTCGTTCGCGGGGAGACTGCCGCCGGAACGCGCGATGACCGTCGAGCTCGTCGGCCTGTACTGGCACTTCGTCGACATCGTGTGGATCGTCATCTTCACGGTCGTGTACCTGATCCCTACCGGGGCGCCGGGGGGAGCACAGTGA
- a CDS encoding cytochrome b N-terminal domain-containing protein codes for MKLRPPSPNEVLERVRETEVWKSVFRPGSIFRRGYKDTSRDRALATMNNVLYHLHPVKMKRHGLKLTYTFCLGGLSFFLFILLTVTGIFLMFFYRPAAEIGAAQAYADMQNIRTSVFFGDLVRNLHRWGAHLMVFSVTLHMARVFYTGSYKPPREFNWVVGVVLLFLTLGLSFTGYLLPWDQLSIWAVTVGTSLAGYSPLIAKQANFLLLGGIVVGPDTLLRWYVLHVLALPFVLVIFLSVHFWRIRKDGGISGPL; via the coding sequence GTGAAGCTGAGGCCTCCTTCACCGAACGAGGTCCTGGAGCGCGTTCGAGAGACCGAGGTCTGGAAGTCCGTCTTCCGACCTGGCTCCATCTTCAGAAGGGGCTACAAGGACACGTCGCGCGATCGCGCTCTCGCGACGATGAACAACGTCCTCTACCACCTGCACCCAGTGAAGATGAAGCGTCACGGATTGAAGCTGACCTACACCTTCTGCCTGGGCGGCCTGTCGTTCTTCCTGTTCATCCTGCTGACCGTCACGGGGATCTTCCTGATGTTCTTCTACCGGCCGGCGGCAGAGATCGGCGCCGCGCAGGCGTACGCGGACATGCAGAACATCCGAACGTCGGTGTTCTTCGGCGACCTGGTACGGAACCTCCACCGATGGGGCGCGCACCTGATGGTGTTCAGCGTGACGCTCCACATGGCGCGCGTGTTCTACACCGGCTCCTACAAACCGCCGCGGGAGTTCAACTGGGTCGTTGGCGTGGTGCTGTTGTTCCTGACGCTGGGGCTGTCGTTCACCGGCTACCTGCTGCCGTGGGACCAGCTCTCGATCTGGGCCGTCACGGTGGGCACGTCGCTCGCCGGGTACTCGCCGCTGATCGCGAAGCAAGCGAACTTCCTGCTGCTGGGCGGCATCGTCGTCGGACCGGACACGTTGCTCCGTTGGTACGTCTTGCACGTCCTCGCGTTGCCGTTCGTCCTGGTGATCTTCCTGTCCGTGCACTTTTGGAGGATCCGCAAGGACGGCGGGATCTCCGGACCGCTGTAG
- a CDS encoding cytochrome c oxidase assembly protein, giving the protein MPDWHPHLDVWLLLGGVWVAYVVAVRTHARTAPPADLEERGRRSALFSTGMALLLVASDWPVHDLAEGYLYSAHMVQHLVYTLVAAPLLVVGIPAWMWRLVLRVRPLGAAFGFLTRPVVAIATFNGLLLFTHWPEVVEASVSSEVTHFGLHVLIVGSAIVMWWPVLSPLAERPALSPPGQMLYLFVQSLAPTIPASFLTFGRSPLYPVYETFPRIWGISAITDQLLAGLIMKIAGGLILWGFIAAIFFRWHARERDGWDALALRQVERDVRAGVLK; this is encoded by the coding sequence ATGCCTGATTGGCATCCGCACCTGGACGTCTGGTTGCTGCTCGGCGGCGTGTGGGTCGCCTACGTCGTCGCGGTGCGAACGCACGCCCGAACGGCTCCTCCGGCTGACCTCGAGGAACGCGGCAGGCGATCGGCGCTGTTCTCGACGGGGATGGCGCTGTTGCTCGTCGCATCGGATTGGCCGGTGCACGACCTCGCCGAGGGCTACCTGTACTCGGCGCACATGGTCCAGCACCTCGTGTACACGCTCGTCGCGGCGCCACTGCTGGTGGTTGGCATTCCGGCGTGGATGTGGCGGCTGGTTCTCCGCGTTCGGCCGCTCGGTGCGGCGTTCGGGTTCCTCACCCGTCCGGTGGTGGCCATCGCGACCTTTAACGGCCTGCTGCTGTTCACGCACTGGCCCGAGGTCGTCGAGGCGTCGGTGAGCTCGGAGGTCACGCACTTCGGGCTTCACGTGCTGATCGTCGGCTCTGCGATCGTCATGTGGTGGCCGGTGCTCTCACCGTTGGCGGAACGGCCGGCCCTGTCGCCGCCGGGGCAGATGCTGTACCTGTTCGTTCAGTCGCTCGCCCCGACGATCCCCGCGTCGTTTCTCACGTTCGGCCGGTCCCCGCTCTATCCCGTGTACGAGACGTTCCCGCGCATCTGGGGCATCTCGGCGATCACCGATCAGCTCCTCGCCGGACTGATCATGAAGATCGCCGGTGGCCTGATCCTGTGGGGGTTCATCGCGGCCATCTTCTTCCGATGGCACGCGCGCGAACGAGACGGATGGGACGCGCTCGCGCTCCGGCAGGTCGAGCGCGACGTGCGCGCGGGCGTGCTGAAGTGA
- a CDS encoding cytochrome C oxidase subunit IV family protein translates to MSERETVEPETTGARARHAGAVTRHPSPKEYVRIAIILGVITALEVAVYYIDAVRDLLIPLLFLFSLLKFTLVVLWFMHLKFDSRTYARFFLIGLAGAITLYLIVLLTFRVFGG, encoded by the coding sequence GTGAGCGAGCGCGAGACCGTCGAGCCGGAGACCACGGGTGCGCGCGCCCGTCACGCCGGCGCCGTCACGCGTCACCCCAGCCCGAAGGAGTACGTCCGGATCGCCATCATCCTGGGGGTGATCACGGCGCTCGAGGTCGCCGTGTACTACATCGATGCGGTTCGCGACCTCCTGATCCCGCTCCTGTTCCTCTTCTCGCTCCTCAAGTTCACCCTCGTCGTCCTGTGGTTCATGCACCTGAAATTCGACAGCAGGACGTACGCGCGCTTCTTCTTGATAGGACTGGCCGGCGCGATCACCCTGTACCTGATCGTGCTGCTCACGTTCCGGGTGTTCGGAGGCTAG
- a CDS encoding cytochrome c oxidase subunit II transmembrane domain-containing protein, producing MNARGSTTKVNRKALAVVWTIAAGVLLAACAPNATQSALEPAGENADKANSLFLPVFWVAVAIFVIVEGALLFFAIRYRHRKGRDTIPPQVHGNTRLEIAWTILPAVILAGVAVPTVATIFELARDPGPEALQVTVLGHQWWWEFDYPEEGVSVPNELHVPTGRPVHLTMCSVGVGYENQPAPSECQADKPAPATLGNSVIHSFWAPELFGTQDVFPTYSRTLTFAADEPGVYEGQCKEFCGLSHAYMRFVVVAHSPAEFDQWVADQRRPAGSLEGAAADGLRVFLTAGPAGCTECHSVNGLKDASGEDIPGSINAPNLSHFASRDCFAGCIFENTDENLRRWLADPPAMKPGSWMPDYKLTSEEIDQLIAFLNTLE from the coding sequence ATGAACGCGAGGGGATCGACGACGAAGGTGAATCGGAAGGCGCTGGCGGTCGTCTGGACGATCGCCGCGGGCGTATTGCTCGCGGCGTGCGCGCCGAATGCCACGCAGAGCGCGCTGGAGCCCGCAGGCGAGAATGCGGATAAGGCGAACAGCCTGTTCCTCCCGGTGTTCTGGGTCGCCGTCGCGATCTTCGTCATCGTTGAAGGTGCGCTCCTGTTCTTCGCGATCCGGTACCGGCATCGCAAGGGACGCGACACGATCCCGCCGCAGGTCCACGGCAACACCCGGCTGGAGATCGCATGGACCATCCTGCCGGCGGTGATCCTCGCCGGCGTGGCCGTCCCCACGGTCGCGACGATCTTCGAGCTCGCGCGCGATCCCGGACCGGAAGCGCTCCAGGTCACCGTGCTCGGTCACCAGTGGTGGTGGGAGTTCGATTACCCGGAGGAGGGCGTGAGCGTCCCGAACGAGCTGCACGTGCCGACGGGCAGGCCCGTCCACCTCACGATGTGCTCGGTCGGCGTCGGGTACGAGAACCAGCCGGCGCCGAGCGAATGTCAGGCGGACAAGCCCGCGCCGGCAACGCTCGGCAACTCGGTGATCCACTCGTTCTGGGCGCCGGAGCTGTTCGGGACGCAGGACGTGTTCCCGACCTATTCGCGGACGTTGACGTTCGCCGCCGACGAGCCTGGCGTGTACGAGGGACAGTGCAAGGAGTTTTGCGGTCTCTCCCACGCGTACATGCGGTTCGTCGTCGTCGCGCACTCGCCTGCGGAGTTCGACCAGTGGGTGGCCGACCAGCGACGACCGGCGGGCTCGCTCGAAGGAGCGGCCGCCGACGGGCTACGAGTGTTTCTGACGGCGGGCCCGGCCGGGTGCACGGAGTGTCATTCAGTGAACGGGCTCAAGGACGCGAGCGGAGAGGACATCCCGGGCTCCATCAACGCTCCGAACCTGTCGCACTTCGCGAGCCGCGACTGCTTCGCCGGGTGCATCTTCGAGAACACCGACGAGAACCTGCGACGATGGTTGGCCGACCCGCCCGCGATGAAACCCGGCTCGTGGATGCCCGATTACAAGCTGACGTCCGAGGAGATCGACCAGCTCATCGCGTTCCTGAACACGCTCGAGTGA
- a CDS encoding heme o synthase — protein MTRFHRLAIATACTTLLLFGVGGLVRATGSGLGCTSWPKCGPDRWLPYPTLESWVEYSHRFVAIVVVVLVAVQATIAWRRLRSTPSVRRLSIAAVPLVLSQAVLGGIVVQTDLDPAWVTVHFAFAMALVAVLVANAVEARYAFAIRRRVAAPDRSVGRNVIGPIGWTVIATFGALLVGTYVRATDSGLAFRDWPLMDGRLVPALGGAATWMFLHRVLAALSALLVLYVFIKTWIAPRIPALSWLAGIALLLMFAQVLVGAANVWSKLRPAAVTAHVALAATIWATLVALWVTARRETESGRPSQGLEVDERANGKRSTLRETTAAYFRLTKPRIIVLLLITTVPAMALAEKGVPSLSLVLATLVGGAVAAGSANVINCYLDRDVDELMRRTRSRPLPSHLIEPDNALAFGYVLGAVSFLFLASTVNVLAATLALSAIAFYVFVYTLWLKRTSTQNIVIGGAAGAVPALVGWAAVTGTVGLPAWILFAIVFVWTPPHFWALALRYSGDYAAAGIPMLPVVRGAGETRRQILLYSLVLFGTSLLLVPFGRMGAVYAAAAIVLGGWFVMRALRLWRSASPVDSMRLFRFSIVYLALLFGAVAVDAALPLARVA, from the coding sequence ATGACCCGTTTCCACAGGCTCGCGATCGCGACCGCGTGCACCACGCTGTTGCTGTTCGGCGTGGGTGGACTCGTGCGCGCGACCGGCTCGGGACTCGGATGTACGAGCTGGCCCAAATGCGGTCCCGACCGGTGGCTCCCGTATCCGACGTTGGAGTCGTGGGTCGAGTACTCGCACCGGTTCGTCGCGATCGTGGTGGTCGTGCTCGTGGCCGTGCAGGCCACCATCGCATGGCGCCGTCTCCGCTCCACGCCCAGCGTGCGCCGATTGTCGATCGCGGCGGTTCCGCTCGTTCTTTCGCAGGCCGTACTCGGTGGCATCGTCGTGCAGACGGACCTCGATCCGGCGTGGGTCACGGTGCACTTCGCCTTCGCCATGGCGCTCGTCGCCGTGCTCGTCGCCAACGCCGTCGAGGCGAGGTACGCGTTCGCCATTCGAAGGCGTGTCGCGGCGCCGGATCGAAGCGTCGGGCGGAACGTGATCGGCCCGATCGGCTGGACGGTCATCGCCACGTTCGGCGCGCTCCTCGTCGGCACGTACGTTCGGGCGACAGATTCCGGGCTCGCGTTCAGGGATTGGCCGCTCATGGACGGGCGGCTCGTGCCGGCGCTCGGTGGCGCCGCGACGTGGATGTTCCTCCATCGCGTGCTCGCAGCGCTCTCGGCGCTGCTCGTCCTGTACGTATTCATCAAGACGTGGATCGCGCCGCGGATTCCGGCGCTGTCGTGGCTGGCGGGGATCGCGCTCCTGCTGATGTTCGCGCAGGTGCTGGTCGGCGCGGCGAACGTCTGGTCGAAGCTCCGGCCTGCCGCGGTGACGGCACACGTCGCGCTCGCGGCGACGATCTGGGCGACGCTCGTCGCGCTGTGGGTCACCGCTCGTCGCGAGACCGAAAGCGGCCGACCAAGCCAGGGCCTCGAGGTCGACGAGCGGGCGAACGGCAAGCGTTCCACGTTGAGGGAGACCACGGCCGCGTACTTCCGGCTCACGAAGCCGCGGATCATCGTGCTGCTGCTGATCACCACGGTCCCGGCCATGGCGCTCGCCGAAAAGGGGGTGCCGTCGCTCTCGCTCGTGCTCGCCACGCTCGTCGGCGGCGCGGTCGCGGCGGGGTCGGCGAACGTGATCAACTGCTACCTCGACCGCGACGTCGACGAGCTGATGCGCCGAACGCGCTCGCGGCCGCTGCCGTCGCACCTGATCGAACCGGACAACGCGCTGGCGTTCGGCTATGTCCTCGGCGCCGTGTCGTTCCTGTTCCTCGCGTCGACCGTGAACGTCCTGGCCGCTACGCTCGCGCTGTCGGCCATCGCGTTCTACGTTTTCGTGTACACGCTGTGGCTGAAGCGAACGAGCACGCAGAACATCGTGATCGGCGGGGCGGCGGGAGCGGTTCCCGCGCTCGTCGGCTGGGCCGCCGTCACCGGCACGGTCGGGCTTCCGGCGTGGATCCTGTTCGCCATCGTGTTCGTTTGGACGCCTCCGCACTTCTGGGCGCTCGCGCTCCGGTACAGCGGCGATTACGCGGCGGCGGGCATCCCGATGCTGCCCGTGGTGCGCGGCGCCGGCGAGACGCGCCGGCAGATCCTGCTCTACTCGCTGGTGCTGTTCGGAACGTCGTTGCTGCTCGTTCCGTTCGGCCGGATGGGAGCCGTATACGCGGCTGCCGCGATCGTCCTCGGTGGCTGGTTCGTGATGCGGGCGCTGCGCCTGTGGCGCTCGGCATCACCCGTCGATTCGATGCGGCTGTTCAGGTTCTCGATCGTGTATCTCGCCTTACTGTTCGGCGCGGTCGCCGTGGACGCGGCGCTCCCGCTCGCCCGCGTTGCATAG
- a CDS encoding 4Fe-4S binding protein, with translation MPFQKTEVDVHTDYVVEAVDPEWLSKGVRSPKHLMLDPDNCILCRACEDVCPWNCIFMMAPDIVQDVPNEAVEAEIATTYSIFVVDDNACTRCSVCVERCPTDTLYYARLPEGTGGRRTMAAVPESQRAEAE, from the coding sequence ATGCCCTTCCAGAAGACCGAGGTCGACGTCCACACCGACTACGTCGTCGAGGCGGTCGACCCCGAATGGCTCTCCAAGGGCGTGAGGTCGCCCAAGCACCTGATGCTCGATCCGGACAACTGCATCCTGTGCCGCGCGTGTGAGGACGTATGCCCATGGAACTGCATCTTCATGATGGCTCCGGACATCGTCCAGGACGTACCGAACGAGGCGGTCGAAGCCGAGATCGCCACGACGTATTCGATCTTCGTCGTCGACGACAACGCGTGCACCAGATGCTCCGTGTGCGTCGAGCGGTGCCCGACCGACACGTTGTACTACGCGCGTCTTCCCGAGGGCACCGGCGGACGCCGCACCATGGCCGCAGTTCCCGAATCCCAGCGAGCCGAGGCCGAGTAG
- a CDS encoding cupredoxin domain-containing protein, translating into MRPDLRDRVVLPILLPLGIILFLVALLWGFSRLLLGVTATAATVTATVVALGILVVSAVAANRHTIRSSTIGAAFGATVGLAMVTGGIALAVVGSGEAEEPDENGAHGATVELAAANIAFEPTTLSAPADTPFTIEFDNRDSAQHNVEIFDNPERSGTPLFEGEIVTGPATVAYQVDPLAEGTYFFLCVVHPQMTGEIEVAPGSPGGEPGGEPGGPGGETGGGPPGDGAPGGAEPATVVAQGIAFDTDTISLPADQPSTITFDNRDTVPHNIAIYTDSSLSEALFQGEIVTGPATAQYEVPPEPAGEYYFHCDVHPTMNGTVTVG; encoded by the coding sequence ATGAGGCCGGATCTGCGGGACCGGGTCGTGCTTCCGATCTTGTTGCCGCTCGGCATCATCCTGTTTCTCGTCGCGCTGCTGTGGGGGTTCTCGCGGCTGTTGCTCGGAGTCACCGCGACGGCGGCGACGGTGACGGCAACCGTGGTTGCGTTGGGGATCCTGGTCGTCTCGGCCGTCGCCGCGAACCGTCACACGATCCGGAGCTCGACGATCGGCGCCGCGTTCGGCGCGACGGTCGGCCTGGCAATGGTCACCGGCGGCATCGCGCTCGCCGTCGTCGGATCCGGAGAGGCGGAGGAGCCGGACGAGAACGGCGCCCACGGAGCGACGGTGGAGCTCGCGGCGGCGAACATCGCCTTCGAGCCGACGACGCTGTCGGCTCCCGCGGACACACCGTTCACGATCGAGTTCGACAACCGCGACAGCGCCCAGCACAACGTGGAGATCTTCGACAACCCCGAGCGCTCCGGGACCCCTTTGTTCGAGGGCGAGATCGTCACCGGACCGGCGACCGTCGCCTATCAGGTCGATCCGCTCGCGGAAGGGACGTACTTCTTCCTGTGCGTGGTTCATCCGCAGATGACCGGTGAGATCGAGGTGGCTCCGGGCTCGCCGGGTGGTGAGCCCGGCGGGGAACCCGGCGGACCCGGCGGGGAAACGGGTGGAGGGCCACCCGGTGACGGAGCGCCCGGCGGTGCCGAGCCGGCCACGGTGGTCGCTCAAGGCATCGCCTTCGACACGGACACGATCTCGCTGCCAGCCGATCAGCCGTCGACGATTACCTTCGACAACCGCGACACGGTGCCGCACAACATCGCGATCTACACGGACAGTTCGCTGTCCGAGGCTCTCTTCCAGGGCGAGATCGTCACCGGCCCGGCGACCGCGCAATACGAGGTCCCGCCGGAGCCGGCGGGGGAGTACTACTTCCATTGCGACGTGCACCCGACCATGAACGGAACGGTCACGGTCGGCTGA